A region of the Oncorhynchus clarkii lewisi isolate Uvic-CL-2024 chromosome 29, UVic_Ocla_1.0, whole genome shotgun sequence genome:
TTTTGGTGCTATATAACATGTTTTAATGGTTATTTATAGAACCTTACGAAATGATTCTTTATTGCCCATACAGGTTCAATTTAGAATTGAAAAAAAGCGATATAAACATAGCACCAAAGAAAATATATTCTATGGTAACAAGCGAAATGCCCCCTTTTTTGGCACTATGTAgaaccatttgtttttagtgGGCAAGCAACAAAAATATTTTATGACATCAGAAGTCAATCAGATGTCGATGTGTAAGGTCTACGGAGGGTCTAGGTAGGCTATAGGCATACAGATATTGCACGTAGTCTATTGTAATTCTAATCCATTAGTGTTGCGCATGACGAATGCAAAGGGTTTCCCCCTTGAAACATTTAGAGTGGCCCGTCACACAGGGAATATATGATACTGTCTGGGTGCGTTCATTTGGAAAACCTTGGCTGACACTATTTTGCTGCTTTTGTCTTGAATTAAAAAAGCACACAAATGAGGCTTATTCTCCACTCCTACAGTACTAGTTACATAGCTCGCATTACCAGGCATATGCGTCCGTTATCGAGTGGGCGATGGCTCACGTTTCGTTGTCTATGTTGCTGAAACGGCTTTGCGGATAACGCTGAGCTACATAGTCCACTCATTCCAGCATTTCCCCCTCGCAATAAACCATGCGTAAATCACAAATTGGCTCACTTTTacttgccccactgtatgacaGACTGAAGGGACAGTTTAAACATTTTGAAGGTGTAGAGACGCGGTAAGTCAGTACCAAGTTTCGACATCCTTCTGATGAACATTCAACAACCTTTGATAAACATTATTCCAAATGAATTGAATCAATACGGGGTCATTAGGCCTACTGACACAGAACACGTATTTGCCTAATGAGTTAGGGGCTACTTTGAATGCTTTATGAGCAACACCGAGTCATTGCACATGACATGTACAGATGCATAATCTAAAGGTTCTTATATGAGGCCTCGCTCGTACAGTGAACGCTACTACCTCCATATAAACGCATCAATACTGCACTGGTAGCTCTGGGACAATACACTTCCTTTAGAGAAATTGAACGGGTTTATTTTGAGAGCAGACATCCTAATGCTATGCTCAGTAAAATATACAAGAGGACATCAGACGTACAGTAGTTATTCAATACACATGAAATGCAAAACAAAACACCCACAAATCTTTTCGGATTAGTCATTAAGAATGTATTGTGTTTGTAACTACTTGATTAGAGGCTATAGGCTAACATACAACAGTTGCCTAGACAACACTTGGCGTCCTTGGTCGCAGAGGGAAGTTGGAAGATGCACATCCACAACAACAAGCCAGTCTCATAGATTTCTGTATCTCGGGATTTCTGAAAGCATAAATGATGGGGTTTATCATTGAGTGACAAATGGCTGGGAGAGCGGTGACGTAGGTATAGATGGGGGGGTATCTGATGTCCGCCACCAGAGAGTACATGGCGAAGGGGATCCAGCACAATGCAAATGTGCCAAGTATAATGGAGAGGGTGGAGACCCCTttagtggtggaggaggagtgggaggtaGTCATGAACTGGTGCTGCACCGCGATTTGCTGCGCGTGACGAAAAGCAATCTTGCAAATCTGGAGGTATAGTTGCAAAATGAGTGCGAATACAAAAAGAAGAGTCACAGCCAGTGCTGCAGCGTGATTTTTATCAATGGGAGCGCAAATACTGCAAGTAGTCTCATCCTTAAGGCAGTTCCAACCCATGATCGGTAACGCGCCCAGAGTGATGCTAGTCACCCAAATGAGCACCAGTGTGACGATGGTAAAAATCACTGTTCTTTCCGTGTGGTAAGTCAGTGCGTTGTAGAGGGAGAGGTATCTATCCACAGTGATTGCCAGGATATTGAGAACGGAGGCCGAAAAGGCAGTGATGAGCAGTCCAGCTGATAGCAGCGTTGCGAATCCCGTATCAAATATGTAGGTGATGGTGAAATTCACTATCAAACCAAGCCCTGCCAGTAGGTCCGCAAAAGCCAGGCTCCCTATCAACACGAACATGGGCGCTTTCAGGGTGGGCGTGTAAATAATTAAGGCAATCACGATTGCATTTTCACAGGATATTAGGGTCCCTGTGACACACAATACTATATCCCAGGGATTCACGCTGACAGGCACCGGCTCCAGCTCAAATGTTGGAGGTGGCGTGGAATTCCCTCCTTCTTGAACACTCCAGATTGGGGAAGAGGTGTTTTGGAATTGGTTACTCATAGCTGCGGCAGAGAGTGAATCATCACTGAGAATgacagagaaggggagggggcgCAGATAGAGAATTTCAGAGTGATCACCGTGGGAAATGTACAGTGTAAAGACACTTGTGTTCAAGAGTGTCTTACATATTtccaaataaaacatttgtcTCATTTGACAGACGCACGACAAATTGTGGCGTGAATGCATGGCCAAAATGCCGCCTTTTATGCATAAAGGATATTAGCAGAGTATCACCGATTAGTCAAATTATAACAGTTCAACTGTGCTGTTAGTGTACTTATCATTTCCTCCGTTGTCTCCCAATACATACAACAAAGAGTTAAATTCAAATGAGAGCCCCTCTGTCGGGACTACTGACATCAAGGATTGGCTGTTTGAGCAGGAATTTATAGAAACGGTAAAAATGGAAATGAATGGCTTGTCTTTGATCTAATTTTAGATCCATGTAATTTCGATTAGTAATAGCATGCCCAAACATTAGATATGGGTTGTTTCACCCAGGGCAAATTAATATTATTAATCCACACATCTATTCTTACCCTCTCGCGTGATTATAAAGGACTTCTAAGGTCAAAAACCAAATGATGTCATTTATGTGAGAAAAGGGTTCTCTCTTGTCTATCATTTAAACACGgacatgatatatatatataggctgaTCACTAACCAGTGCATCCGTGCGTGTCACTATGCCTCAGTCAAGTGATGTTGAGATGGCTTGTTGAGGTCTGCCCATACGCATTCCTTGACAGCTGTTCACAGGGAAGATGGAGACATTGGGCGCGCGGGTGAAGACTATAACCGGTAACCGCCGGCACCGATGTATAATATAAACCCTCTGTTTTCTTTTACCGTTATTGTAACAACTCTTTTCTGATTCTATTTCTCACAGGAGACGTTAAGACTTGGCTGACACACCGCTAATGATATTGGCAATTCGCTGGCATTGACTCTCGCTTGTTACTATCCTATTGGTCCTGTGGATGATTCTCCAACTGACGTCAAGTGCTCCCACTCCATTCTTCACTCGATGTGTGATTCAGAGCTTGTGGAAGAGGGTGACACAGCATAGATTTTCAGAAATAAATAGTCAATACTATTAGCTGTTTCGGGTTTATTTATTCTATGTACTTTTTTAAGCTATGGCCTGGTATTTTTTCCAACTACATTTTAATTGCGTGGAATATAATGTAAACACAAGGATCCTAAGACTTAGCTTGAATCGTGTTGACCTCCGTTGATGAGAATGGTTCCAGCATCTGATTGTGTTTATTTTATGTTCAAAGCACATTCCTCCCTTGACAAAGTGATACCAGTATGAGTCGAGAACTGTGTTGTCCTGGGACCTGCAGGTGGCAGTATATCACTttaaagagggggtggggggcgaCATCTTTTGGAAGTTTGACCGTGCCACTGGTCAGTAGagtagctggctagctggctAAAAAAAGACTCAAACTAGCTGACATGCCTGTCAAAAACAAAAGTGAATTTTTACTATGCAGAGTTATTTTCTTTTTCCGGAATTATTAAGACCAATGAACGTTCACGAGTAATATTTTAAACCCTCCCTCCATATATCCTCATGATCACTGTAAGAAATCTGATCAACTTCATGAATCACCTTCTAGTACTTGTTACACTACATAGAGGAGGGTGTGTGAGCATGGTCTGCCAATAGGGAAGCAAGGGGTGTGGAAATAGTGGTGTTGTTCTCACCCTTCACTAAACACTTGACCCCGATAGAAGCAGCCCCAGCCCTAATCACTCCCCATCTCATGTTTCCTGTCACAATGCCTGGTACACAGCCACTTCCTTTGTTGAAAGTTAGGGTCTGGTTTAGAAGTTACATTTGAGGAACATTTGGTCATATTGGTACGTGGGTGGCAAGAGTGAGGGTTAGAAAGACAACTCCCCATCTCATTGAGGAGGCTGGTTTTGATCAGGTAAATTTGACAATTCccaaattataattattattattattaatccgATATATTGTACAATTCATGACCTCCTTCCTTgcaggtaaagaggtatgtgatttGATTTCTATATGTAGGTCTTGGGCTACCAGGTTTAAAAGGTTCTGTGGATAACATTAGTATGGAATGGTGAATTATTGACCAATGAATAAACTCAGTTTTGAGCTCTTTA
Encoded here:
- the LOC139388451 gene encoding G-protein coupled receptor 12-like, which translates into the protein MHCDDSLSAAAMSNQFQNTSSPIWSVQEGGNSTPPPTFELEPVPVSVNPWDIVLCVTGTLISCENAIVIALIIYTPTLKAPMFVLIGSLAFADLLAGLGLIVNFTITYIFDTGFATLLSAGLLITAFSASVLNILAITVDRYLSLYNALTYHTERTVIFTIVTLVLIWVTSITLGALPIMGWNCLKDETTCSICAPIDKNHAAALAVTLLFVFALILQLYLQICKIAFRHAQQIAVQHQFMTTSHSSSTTKGVSTLSIILGTFALCWIPFAMYSLVADIRYPPIYTYVTALPAICHSMINPIIYAFRNPEIQKSMRLACCCGCASSNFPLRPRTPSVV